Genomic segment of Glutamicibacter sp. JL.03c:
CGCCGAAAATAACGACCGAGTCATCGGCCAGCAGCCCGTCGGCAAGCGCCGTATTCAGCGCCTTTCCGAAGGTCACCGGCTGGTTTTCATTGGCAGCCTTGGCGGCCGCACGCGCGGTAGCTGCGCTCACATTAGGGTTCACGCGCGATGTCGTGGCAGTCATCCTAGGCCTCCTCGCGGTCTAGTTCGTCAACAAGCAGGGCCTGCTGCTCGGCGAGCTGGGTGCTCTTGGTGGAATAAACATGTTCAAAAAGTTCACGAGGATCCGTGTTGGCATCCTGGTTCATGCCATCTCGCAGGGCCTTAGCCACAACTTCAGCGTCCTGGGCGATCTTCGCGGCGGCGGCATCGGTCAGCAGTCCGGCGTCTTCGAGATAGGCCTTCATGCGAGTCACCGGGTCCTTGGCGATCCAGGCCTGGACCTCGGAATCCTCGCGGTAGCGCTTGTCGTCGTCCGCGTTGGTGTGCGCCTGCATGCGGTAGGTGTGGGCTTCAATCAGCAGCGGGCCATTGCCCTCACGTGCCATGCGTACGGCCCGGGTCATGATGGCCATCAATGCCATCAGGTCATTTCCGTCAACGCGCTCGCCGGCCATGCCATAGCCCACAGCCTTGTGCGCCAGCGACGGTGCCGCGCTCTGGTGCGAAAGCGGTACGGAGATGGCGTACTTGTTGTTCTGCACGAAGAAGATCACCGGAAGGTTGAACACCGCAGCGAAGTTCAGGGCTTCATGGAAGTCGCCCTCGCTAGTGGCACCGTCGCCGCACATGGCTACAACGACAGTATTTTCTCCGCGAAGCTTCGCCGCGTGGGCTACGCCGACGGCGTGCAGCAACTGGGTGGTCAGCGGCGTGGACATCGGCGCGCACTTGTAGGCCTTGGGGTCGTACCCGCAGTGCCATTCGCCGCGGAAGCTGGTCATGACTTCCATCGGGGCTACGCCCTTGGTGAGCACTGCAACGGTGTCACGGTAGGTAGGGAAAAGCCAGTCGTTCTCTTCCAGGCACAAGGCCGCGGCGATCTGGCAGGCTTCCTGGCCGTGGCTTGAGGGGTAAACGGCCATGCGGCCCTGGCGAACCAGGGCGGAGTTCTGGTCGTTGACGCGACGGCCGGTGACCAGGGACGCGTAGGCTTCCATGAGTCGGGCCGGGCTAGGCAGCGGGTACTCGTGTCCCGGTTCGGTCCCCTGCTCATTTTCCGGACGAAGTGTTCCATCCGGGTTGAGCAAGTTGATCATGTGCCGTGCTGGCAGCATGTAATCTTCTGGGCTGATGCCGAACTTTTTGCTGACTTCGGACATGCGATCCGAGGTTGTTTCTGCGCTCATGTTCCCCACCTTTCGTACTTTGGGCTCAGTCCATGGGCGCACGCCCCTGTGACTCAGTTCACCTAAACATCATTTGCAATCAATTATGCGTAGTGATTGCATTCTGTATCCACTCGGCCTGAGAATTGTGGAAAGTTGCGAATGAGATACGTATACTTGTGGACGAAATGTTTCAATAAAATGTGTTTGACGTTGCGACGTCAGACACATTGAAAAGGAGAATCATGGCCGCGGAAGCGGAGCTGAAACTTGACGAGGTTGACCGCGCGATCTTGGCGGAGCTGACCCAGGATGGACGGCAGTCGGTAACTACAGTTGCCCAGAAAGTCCACGTGTCCCGTGCCCACGCCTACTCGCGCATTGCCAAGCTGCAAGATGCCGGGGTGATCACACGATACACGGCGGTCATCGACCCGGTGAAGGCAGGGCTCAAGGCCAGCGCCTATGTCACGCTGAAACTTCGCCAGCACTCCTGGCGCGAGCTGCGCGACCATCTTGCCTCCATCCCCGAGGTCCAGCACATCGGCTTGGTGGGCGGGAACTTCGACGTGATTCTTCTGGTGCGTGCCAAGGACAATCTGGATTTGCGACGGGTCGTATTCGAAGAACTCCAGGCCCTGCCCACGGTGCTTGATACGCAGACCCACCTGATCTTCGAGGACACCGACACCCGCTAAGCCCCACCGCAGCGCGCTGCGGCAACGCTGGCTTGACGACAAAACAAAAGCTGCACCCTAGCTGCAGGTTCATTCCGAACCGGCGGCCAAGGGAGCAGCTTTGTGTTTTTGCGAGTTATTGGGTTCTTCGGGATTACTTCTTTCCGGTGAACACCGGCGGGCGCTTTTCCTGGAAGGACTGGAACCCTTCGGCATAATCCGCGGTATCGCACAATGCCGCTTGGGCCAGGTTTTCGTTCTTCATCGATGCCCACAGTCCAGCCCGCTGATTGCGGATTTCCTGGACCAGCGCCTTGGACGCGACGAAGGCTTGAGTTGCTCCCTGCGCGACCCTTCCAATCAGCGCTTCACTGCGGGGAACTAGTTCCCCTGCCGGGAAAGCGCGGGAGAACAGCCCCGAGCGCACGGCCTCCGCACCTGAAATCAATTCAGCCGTGTAGATCATGTCCAGGGTCCGATGGGCGCCAAGACGCTCTGTGAATAGCCAATGGCCACCAGAGTCCAACGTTGCCCCGAGGTTGGCGAAAGGAGAACCGATCTTCGCGTTCTCCGCTACGTAAACGACATCGGTGGCGATCGCCAAGCCCAGTCCCACGCCAAGGCAGGCACCCTGCACCAGGGCGAAGGTAGGCGCCGGGAAATTGGACATCTTTTCCAGCAACGGCTGGACCTTGCCTTCGAGGTAGCCGATCACATCGTCATCGGCAGGATTCACTCCTGAGATATCCCGTCCCGCGCAAAAGCCCCGGCCTTCGCCGGTGAGCACCAAGGCTCGAACGCTGCCATCAGCCGCCCCGGCGGCCGCCGTATCATAGGCTTCGGAGAGCTCAGCCAAGGCCGCCTCATCCAAGGAGTTCATCTTTTGCGGAGCGTTGAGCACCACCCGGGCTATCGAATCGGCAATGGTCAGTTCGATCATGATTATTCGCCGGCCTTTCCTATGCGTCGAAATCGACGGTGAGCTTGTCGCTGGTCGGGTGCGACTGACAGGTCAGCACATAGCCGGCATCCACTTCTTCGGGTTCCAACGCATAGTTCTCAGCCATGGTTACCGATCCGCGGGTCACCTTGGCACGGCAGGTGCCGCACACGCCGCCAGCGCAGGCGAATGGCACATCCGGGCGCACGCGCAAGGCGGCGTTCAATACCGTTTCGTTGGCACGTACCGGGGACTTGACTTCGCCCTTGAGGCCGTCAAGGTTGAAGCTGATCTCATAGCTTGCCTCATTCTCATCCACGATGACCGGACGCCCGATATGGCCTTGCGGCTTATTCGGCTCACCGGTGCTGAATAGCTCGAAGCGCACCTTGTCCGCTGGAACTTCAAGCTCAGTGAGCTGGTCGCGCACCAGCTGCACCAATTCGAACGGACCGCACAAGAACCATTCATCCACCGATGGCGCTTGGACGACATTGGTCAACAGCACGGTCAGCTTCTGGGCATCGATGCGGCCGGAAAGCAGCGGTGAAATCCGTTGTTCCCGGCTGAGCACGTGGTGCAGGGCCAGCCGCGCCGGGTAGCGGTCTTTGAGGTCTGCCAGCTCTTCAAGGAACATCACGTCCATGGCGGCCTTGTTGGCGTAGATCAGATCAAAGCGGCTATGGTCATTGGCTTCAAGAATTGTGCGGGCAATGGCCAGCACCGGTGTAATCCCCGAGCCGGCAGCGACCGCGACAAACCGGTCCTGGCTGGTGGTATTGATTTGCGATGGATCATTGATTTCGGTGATCCGGTGCTTGGAGATGAAAGCGCCGGCGGGGCTCATCACGTCGATTTGATCTCCCGCGGTCAGCTCTTCATTGGCCCAGGTGGAGAACAGCCCACCGAGGTCCCGCTTGATCGCCACCTTGATTTCGTCACCAGTCGGGGCTGCGCAGATCGAGTAGGAGCGTCGCAGCTCGACGAGCTCTCCCTCGGTGTTGGGCAGTTCTTTGCGCAACGCCACGTACTGTCCAGCCACGTAGTCGTACTCATCGCGCAGTTCCTCGGGAATGGCGAAAGTGACTTCGATGGAATCCTTGGTCAGCCGTCGCACGTTGGAGACATTTAGCCGGTGGAATGAAGCCCTGCGGCGGGTGGAGGTTTGTTGTTCGGTCATGAGAGTACCTTGAAGTAGTCGAAGGGTTCCAAGCAGTCTTTGCAGGTGTAGAGCGCCTTGCATGAAGTCGAAGCGAATCGTGACAATTCACGAGTGTTCAGCGAGTGGCAGCGAGGGCATTTCACGCTCATCCCCAGGGTGACGCGCCCTGCATGTCCGCGCCCGGTCGGCGCAGCGATGCCGTATTCCTCTAGCTTCTTCTTGCCTTCATCGCTCATCCAGTCGGTGGACCAGGCCGGTGTGAGCACCAGCTTGATATCCACCTTCTCGTATCCGGCTTGAGTGAATGCCTGGTAGAGATCTTCGCTGATCACATCCATGGCAGGACAACCGGAGTACGTTGGCGTGATCAGCACTTGCACTGTTCCATCATCATCGAGGTTGACCTCGCGCAGAATCCCGAGGTCCGCAATGGACAGCACCGGGATTTCCGGGTCATTGACCTTCGCTGCGATGGCGAACAGCTCGGTCGTGCCGGCGATCGTCTTACTCATGACTGCTCCCCCTCTCGGGCCTGATGAATGGTTACCAGCTTGCGCCGGGGTGTTTACGGGCCAGTACCTGCATTTCCGCGAGAAGGTAGCCCAGATGTTCGGAATGCTCCCCGCGTCGGCCGAAGGCCATGGCTTGGCCCGTGGCTGGAATCTGCAAGCCTGCTTGTGCCAGCACTGCGGAAATTTCTTCCTGCCAGGCTTCGCGCAAGGTCGAGGGGCGCACGGCTATCGAGTCCAGGTTCTGGTGCACCGCTTCGTCGCGGAACATTTCGTCAACGTAAGGCCAGAGGATTTCGAGGGCATGGCGCATCTTTTCCGCCGATTCCTCGGTCCCTTGCCCCAAGCGGATGGTCCACTGGATGGCATGGTCGCGGTGGTAGTCCACTTCCTTGACGGCCTTGGCCGCGATGGCCGCCAGGGTTTCGTCCTGGGACGTAGTCAACTGCTGGTAGATCAGGTGCTGGAATACGGAGACGATGAGCTGCCGGATGATCGTGACACCGAAGTGCCCATTGGGTTGCTCCACGATCCACAACGAGGTGAATTCTTCTTCCTCGCGCCAGTACGCCAAATCGTCTTCGGTCTTGCCCCATGCCAGACCGGCGTAGGTGAGGAATGAGCGGGCATGGCCCAGGATATCCAAGGCGATATTGCCCAGGGCAACATCCTCTTCCAATTCCGGAGCGCGCGAGATCCAGTGCGCCAGGCGCTGGGCCAGAATCAGCGCGTCATCACCCAGGGTCAGCGCGTACTGGGCGACTTCTTCGCTTGGTGCCACGCCATCGACGGCGATGTCCTCCGGTCGCAATGCGTTGCCTGGCGTGACGCGGGTAGCCGAGGCCAAGGCGTCGCCGAAGCTGTCCAGTGCGGCATCCAGTTCGTCGTGCTTCACAGGTGCTTCACTCCCTCGCTGGCCTTGTAGTAGGTGGCGTGGCGGTAGTCCTTGCCCTGGGGAGATTCGAAGAATGAATCCTTCTCGTCGGGATCGGAGCTGATGATGTCCGTGGACTTGACGACCCAAAGGGATACGCCTTCGTTACGGCGGGTGTAGAGATCGCGCGCGTTGCGCACGGCCATCTCATGGTCCGGCGCGTGCAGGGACCCCGCGTGCACATGCGAGAGTCCTCGGGAGGAACGGACAAAAACTTCCCACAGGGGCCAATTGCTCTGCTGGCTCATGCTAGGCGACCTCGCTCTGTACTTGTTTTGCGGCGTATGCCGATGCTGCTTCTCGTACCCATGCGCCCTCGCGATGCGCCTCGCGGCGGCGTTCCAGGCGTTGGGAGTTGACTGGGCCGTTGCCCTTGATCACTGCCATGAATTCATCCCAGTTCAAATCCTTGTGAATCCACTGCTTCTTGTCTTCGTCATAGTGCAGCTCTGGGTCCGGCAGGGACATTCCCAGTACCTTGACTTGTTCTGCGATCATTCCAACGAAGCGCTGGCGCAGTTCGTCGTTGGAGAATCTCTTGATCTTCCATGCCATGGACTGCTGGGAGTTGGGCGACTGGTCATCGGGTGGGCCGAACATCATCAGCGATGGCTCGTAGAACCGGTTGATCGCGTCCTGGGCCATCTTCTTCTGTGCGTCGGTGCCGCGGGACAGCGCAAGCAGGATCTCGAAGCCTTGACGCTGATGGAAGGATTCTTCCTTGCAGATGCGGACCATCGCGCGGCCATAGGGACCATAGGATGCACGGCATAACGGGACCTGGTTGGCGATGGCGGCGCCGTCGACCAGCCAGCCGATGGCACCCATGTCGGCCCATGAGCGGGCGGGGTAATTGAAGATCGAAGAGTACTTGGCACGACCGGTCAGCAGCTGGTCGTTGAGCTCGTCGCGGCTAGTCCCCAGGGTTTCAGCGGCCGAGTAAAGGTACAATCCGTGGCCTGCTTCGTCCTGAACCTTAGCCATCAAAATGGACTTGCGCTTCAATGATGGAGCGCGGGTGATCCAGTTGGCTTCGGGCTGCATGCCGATGATTTCGGAGTGGGCATGCTGGGATACCTGGCGGGTCAAGGTCTTGCGGTAGGGCTCAGGCATCCAGTCGCGTGGTTCCACGCGGGAGTCCTGGTCAATCAAGACATCAAAGCGAGCTTGCGATTGCTCTTCTTCGTAGCTCGGAACGGCACTTAGTCCCGGTTCCTGCGGTGTTCTCTCAGCCATGGGTTCACCTCATCGATTACAAATTACATACTGACCGTTCGTTCAGTATGTCAGAGTGCGCTCCATCACGTCAACATGAGTTCCCGGGATACGACAAAACCCCAAGGATGATTCCTTGGGGCTGGTCGCAAACGCTTGGTTCTAGGCGTTGACCGATTCGCGCCGAGCGCTCTTTCGGCCAGCAAACAAGCGATCCAGAGCCCAGCTTCCTGGACCCATCAAAGCAAGGGCGGCCGCGCCAGCGCCGAGAGCCAGCACCAGTTCAAACCCGCCATCAGCAACGAATACGCCGGCTTGCGCGTGGGCCATCACGATGGCTCCGACCATATCCAGCGCCAGCAGCGCGCCGAAGATTCGCGTTGCGAGGCCGAAGATCAATGCGATGCCACCCACAAGCTCCAAGGTCGCGATGACCGGTGCGACTATGCTGGCAGCCGGGACGCCCATCTGGGTGAAGCTGGCAGCAGTGCCCTCGAGGGTGAATTGCGAGAATTTCTGCCAGCCGTGGGCAGCGAAGAGAAAACCGATCGCGAAGCGCAAGACGATTTGCGCCGAGGCGAGCAAGCGGGGGTTGTTTTCCAGTGCGGTCATTATCCAGCTCCTAGGTAAGGACTTCCGGCCAGGGGGTCTTCCTGCTCGATTTCCTACTCCACACTATGTGCCATAAGTTGAAGCTTCAAGCACATTGACGTTTCAAGCCAGTAAGCTTCATCACGCAAAATAGCCGTGCCGTCCGTTGCCAGCCAAAGCTGGAACGGACGGCACGGCTTGATCGCTGCCGCGGGCCGGACCCTAGAGGACCTTGGAGAGGAAGTCGCGGGTGCGTTCCTGCTGCGGGTTGCCGAAGAGCTGTTCCGGCTCGCCCTGTTCGCAGACCACGCCATCAGCCATGAAGACCACGCGGTCCCCCACTTCGCGGGCAAAGCCCATTTCGTGGGTCACCAGCACCATGGTCATGCCGGACTCAGCCAGCTCCTTGATGACCTGCAGCACCTCGCCCACCATCTCCGGGTCCAGCGCGCTGGTGGCCTCATCAAAGAGCATGATGCCTGGAGCCATGGCCAGTGCGCGGGCAATGGCAACACGCTGCTTCTGGCCGCCGGAAAGCGAAGCCGGACGGGCATCGGCCTTGTCCCTCAGGCCCACGCGTTCCAGCAGTTCCAGTGCCCGCTCGCGAGCCTGCGCCTTGTTCATCTTCTTCAGCTCAACCGGCGCGAGCATGATGTTCTCGGCCACCGACATGTGCGGGAAGAGATTGAAGTGCTGGAAGACCATGCCCACGTGGCGGCGGACTTCATTGATATCCACCTTGGGATCGGTCACGTCGAAACCGTCAACGACGACCTTGCCGGAGGTGATGTCCTCAAGCTTGTTCAGGCAGCGCAGCAAGGTGGACTTGCCGGAACCAGAAGGCCCGATCACGCACACGACCTCGCCTTCACGGATATCAAGGTCAATGCCCTTGAGCACATTGTTGGAGCCGAAAGACTTATGCAGGTCCTTGACCTGAATCTTCACTTGGGAGCTTTGCTCGGTTACCGCGCTCACTTGTTGAACCTCCGATCGGCGTAGTTAGCCAGCTTGGTCAGGGCCATGATGGCAATGAAGTAGATTACACCTACGATGAGCAGGGTCTCGGTCACGCGGAAGTTCGCTGCGTAGATCTGCTGGCCCTGGTAGAGCAGTTCGGCGAAGCCGATGGCCAACAGCAGCGAGGAGTCCTTCAAGCTGATGATCAGCTGGTTGATCAACGATGGCGTCATCATCTTGAAAGCCTGGGGAACCACGACCTTCTGCATGGACTTGCCATAGCCCAAGCCCAGCGAGCGCGATGCTTCGAGCTGCCCTGGATCCACCGACTGGATGCCACCGCGAACGATTTCCGCGACATAGGCACCGGCGTTCAGCGACAAGGTCAGTACGCCAGCGGTCCAGACCGAGATTTCCCAACCGGTCAACTGCGGCAGGCCGAAGTAGAACATGAAGGCCCAAAGCAGCAGCGGAGTGCCGCGGAAAATGTTCACGAAGGTCGTTGCGATGCCGCGCAGGACGATGTTGTGCGAGATCTTCAGGAAGCCGAAGACCAGACCCAGCACCATGGCGATAGCGAAGGAAATGGCGGTGACCAGCAGGGTGTGCCACAAACCGGTCATCAAGGCCGGGAATGACTTGGCCACCAGATCAAAGAAGTTGCTTGGCACCGCGGCGCTGGGGTCAGCAAGGTACTCGTCCAAGATCTTCTGGTATTCGCCATTGGCCTTCAACTCGGCCAGGCCGTCATTGAAGGCCGCCAGCAGGGCAGTATTTTCGCCCTTGTTCACGGCGAAACCGTAGGAGCCGCCGGGAACTTTGTCGGTGACGGTCTTCAGGCCATTGCCCTGGGCGATGCCGTATGCCAGCACCGGATAATCATCGAATACCGCCACCGCCGAACCGGACTTCACCGACTCGTACATGGTTGCCGACTGATCCAGCGACTTGACCTTGAACCCGTATTCCTTGGAAATGGACTTGGCGTAGGCCTCGCCTTCTGAACCGGTCTTGGCTACTACGGTTTTGCCGTCCAGATCCTCATAGCCCTTGATGTCCTCGTCTTTTTGGGACACGGCCATCTGGACGCCGGACTCGAAGTAAGGCTCGGAGAAATCATAGATTTCCTTGCGCTCATCGGTGATCGACATACCCGCAATCACGCCATCGACCTGATTAGCCGACAGGGCCGCCAGCGCGGCGCTAAAACCGAGGGAGCGGACCTCGACCTTGAATCCCTGGTCTTCGGCAATCGCCTGCAGGATATCCATGTCGATGCCGGTCAGTTCGCCATCCTTGCGGAATTCGAAGGGGGCGAAGGTTGTATCGGTGCCGATGACGAAGGTTTTCCCTTCGACGCTGTCGCTGCCTTGGGCCATAGCCGACGGCGCTCCGATGACCAGGGCCATCAGGCCGATGGCTGCGGCGGCAACCCACCGCCTCAGGCGCCCGGCGCGGGCTGCTCTTTGTTTCTTTTCCACTGATGATCGCTTTCTCGTGCTGAAGGGCGAATGGCCCAAGCTGCAGATAAATTCCTATTCCAGCAAGCCTAAGCGCAATAAAGTCTAGCCGGTACCCTTGGCTCCTCGTTACCGCAGGTTTCCGTCGCTGGACTAGGCCGTTCTGTCCGCGCTGAGCATAGCTTGCGCCCATAGTGCCCGGAGGTGAGATTGAATAGGGATATGACTGATCCATCGTTGACCGCCAATCCCCCGCAGGCCGCACAGCGTCCGACCACCCGCAGCTTCCACGGTGATGATTTCATCGACAACTATGAGTGGCTCCGCGAGAAGTCCAGCCGCGAGGTGCTCGAGCATCTCAAGGCCGAGAATGAATACACTGACGCAGTCACTGCCGGACAGCAGCCCTTGCGCGACGACCTCTTCAATGAGATCAAAGCCCGCACCGTGGAGACCGACTTGTCGGTTCCCGTGCGCCGACGCGGCTGGTGGTATTTCACCCGCTCCGCCGAGGGCAAGCCGTACACCGTGCAGTGCCGGGTCAAGGCCACCGATTCCCCGGACCAGGTCGCTGATTGGACTCCCCCCGTGATCGATCCAGAACACAGCCTGCCGGCCGAAGAGGTATTGCTCGATGGCAACGCGTTGGCCGAGGGCAAGCCATTCTTCTCCCTTGGCGGCATGGCGCTGAACGAAGAGGGCAACCTGCTGGCCTACTGCGTTGATAATGCCGGCGACGAGCGTTTCACCCTGTACATCAAGGATCTGTCCACTGGGCAGCTGCTGCCCGATGTCATTGAAGGCATCTTCTACGGCTTGGCGTTCTCCCCCGACTCCTCGACCGTTTTCTACACTGTGGTGGACGAGACGTGGCGCCCGAACCAGGTTCGCGCGCACCGCCTTGGCACCGACGCGGCCCAGGATCAGCTGGTCTTCGAAGAGAACGATCCAGGGATGTGGCTCGGATTCGATCTGAGCCCGGATCGCAAGACCCTGATGATTTCCAGCGGCAACTCCGAATACTCTGAGACCAGCATGCTGGATCTGGCCACGGACCAGGCCGAGGTGACCCTGCTGGTTCCCCGCGAATTGCGACTGCTCCATGGCATCGATCTGATGCCAGGCACAGGCCAAGCCCTGATCACCCACGACTTCCAAGCACCGAATAACATGGTCTCGCTTGCTGATGTGGAACAGCTGGGCCAGGGTACCAAGCCAGAACAGTGGCAGACCGTGGTGGCCCACGAAGATACGGTCAAGGTGGAAGGCACGGCCTTGACCGGATCGCACGTGATCCTTTCAGTGCGCCGCGACACCTGCGAACGAGTCCAGCTGCTTCCGCTTCAGGGCTTGGGCACCGCGGCGCAAGGTCCAGCCATCGAGCCCGGGTTCGAGGATGAGCTGTTCACCGCTTCCCTGGCCTATGCCGAACTTGATGCGCCGCTGATCCGCATCAGCTACACCGCTGACTTCACGCCGGCCCGCGTCTACGACCTCTGGCTTGATGGCCAGACGCTGGACCTGCGCAAACAGACCCCGGTCAACAACTACGACGCTTCCAAGTACCTCTCCACCCGCGATTGGGCCACCGCTGCGGATGGAACCAGGATTCCGCTGACCATCATGCGCCGCGCTGATCTTGATGTCTCCGTGCCGCAGCCGGTGCTGGTCTATGGCTACGGTTCCTACGAAGCATCGATGGACCCGGGCTTTGGCATCCCGCGCTTGAGCGTGCTGGACCGCGGCGTTATCTTTGTCATTGCCCACGTTCGTGGCGGTGGCGAGCTGGGTCGCGACTGGTACCTGAACGGCAAGAAGCTCCATAAGAAGAACACCTTTACCGACTTCATCGATTCCACAAGGCACCTCATCGAGGCGGGCATTGCCGATCCCCAGCGGATCGTCGCCCTGGGCGGATCGGCCGGCGGCCTGCTCATGGGCGCCATCGCGAATATGGCTCCGCAGCTGTACACCGCAATCATCGCCCAGGTTCCCTTCGTGGATGCGCTGACATCCATCCTGGATCCGGATCTTCCGCTTTCTGCTTTGGAATGGGAAGAGTGGGGGAATCCTATTGAGAGCAAAGAAGTCTATGACTACATGAAGTCGTACTCTCCTTATGAAAACGTCACGGCTCAGGCCTACCCGAAGATCGCGGCGGTCACTTCGCTGAACGACACCCGCGTACTGTACGTCGAGCCGGCCAAGTGGGTCGCCAAGCTGCGTGAAGTGGGCACCGGTGAAGAGCCAATCGTGCTCAAGACGGAGATGGACGGTGGCCACGGCGGGGCCTCGGGCCGTTATGAATCCTGGAAATCACGGGCTTGGGACTATGCTTTCGCCCTGGATGCCCTGGGCTGCATCAAGCTCATCTAACTCGCGTCAGGAAGGCGGCCATGCGCCACATCAAGATCAAGAACCATCGTGACGATTCGTCGGTTCGCCGGTTATTGGTGCTGGCCGCCGATCCCGCAGGCGAACAAGGCCTGGAAGATCTGCTCGATGAGTGCCAGGAGCTGAAGGTTCTGGCGCATAGCGCCGAGGACGGGACCATCGATGCGTTGGCGGCCTATCGGCACAGCGATCAGTACTCGCTGTGCTTGGAATATCTTGCGGTGCTGCCCGAATTCCAGCAACGTGGATTAGGCCGGGCCCTGATTGAGGAACTGCGCTTGATTCACCGCAAGAATGTCTGGGCCACGACACATGATGATGCCGTCGATTTCTACCGGGCAATGGGCTGCGTCATTTCCAATTCCGCCGAGGATCCCCGGTGGCCTGGTGTCGCGCGGTACTTGTGCACCGCGCCATATCTTCCTTTGCTGCACAGCCAGCCGGCGGAAGACCCGGAGTACGAGGCGGTCAATGGCCAGCTGACCCGGGGCAATATTCGCATTGACGAGCCCTCGCCGAGCTGGCCGAGGGACTTCGAGGAGCTAGCACAGCGGATCGCTGGCGCCTTGGGGCCGCAGGCCCTGGCCATTGAACATACTGGCTCCACGTCGGTTCCGGGGCTTCCGGCGAAACCGATTATTGACATCTGCTTGCTGGTCCCCGACGCCAATGACGAGCCCAGCTACGCTCCGGTGTTGGAGGGCATTGGCTTGGTGTTCTGGCATCGCGAGCCTGGCTGGTACGCACACCGCATGTTCAAGCCGGCTGCCGATAGCAGTCGCGTCGATGCCAACGTCCATGTGTTTTCCGCCGGCAGCCCGGAGTACGTGCGCATGGTTCTTTTCCGTGAGCATCTCAAGGGCAATGCTGCTGACCGCCAGGCTTACGCGAGGGTCAAGCGAAAGGCCGCGGCCCAGCTGCTGGCCGAGCAGGGCGAGAATGGGTTAGTCATGGATTACAACCGGATCAAGGAGCCGTTCATCGTGGCCTTGCATCACAAGCTGTTCGCCTCGTAGCTTCCGGTATTGCGCTTCGCAACAGATCCTTGCTTACCGCTACGCAACTTGACTTAGCTCACATTTTGTTATTACCTAATGATCGTTCGGTAAATAAATCGGCGAAGGACAATGATGACAAATACCCAGGTAGAAGAACCCATGCCCCACGCCATTCTCCGCAATGACTATGCGACTCAATGGATGGGCATCAACGTCGTCGAAGTTCGCGAAGGGCATGCGGTCATCACCATGGAA
This window contains:
- a CDS encoding DoxX family protein; this translates as MTALENNPRLLASAQIVLRFAIGFLFAAHGWQKFSQFTLEGTAASFTQMGVPAASIVAPVIATLELVGGIALIFGLATRIFGALLALDMVGAIVMAHAQAGVFVADGGFELVLALGAGAAALALMGPGSWALDRLFAGRKSARRESVNA
- a CDS encoding amino acid ABC transporter ATP-binding protein codes for the protein MSAVTEQSSQVKIQVKDLHKSFGSNNVLKGIDLDIREGEVVCVIGPSGSGKSTLLRCLNKLEDITSGKVVVDGFDVTDPKVDINEVRRHVGMVFQHFNLFPHMSVAENIMLAPVELKKMNKAQARERALELLERVGLRDKADARPASLSGGQKQRVAIARALAMAPGIMLFDEATSALDPEMVGEVLQVIKELAESGMTMVLVTHEMGFAREVGDRVVFMADGVVCEQGEPEQLFGNPQQERTRDFLSKVL
- a CDS encoding ABC transporter permease subunit (The N-terminal region of this protein, as described by TIGR01726, is a three transmembrane segment that identifies a subfamily of ABC transporter permease subunits, which specificities that include histidine, arginine, glutamine, glutamate, L-cystine (sic), the opines (in Agrobacterium) octopine and nopaline, etc.), giving the protein MEKKQRAARAGRLRRWVAAAAIGLMALVIGAPSAMAQGSDSVEGKTFVIGTDTTFAPFEFRKDGELTGIDMDILQAIAEDQGFKVEVRSLGFSAALAALSANQVDGVIAGMSITDERKEIYDFSEPYFESGVQMAVSQKDEDIKGYEDLDGKTVVAKTGSEGEAYAKSISKEYGFKVKSLDQSATMYESVKSGSAVAVFDDYPVLAYGIAQGNGLKTVTDKVPGGSYGFAVNKGENTALLAAFNDGLAELKANGEYQKILDEYLADPSAAVPSNFFDLVAKSFPALMTGLWHTLLVTAISFAIAMVLGLVFGFLKISHNIVLRGIATTFVNIFRGTPLLLWAFMFYFGLPQLTGWEISVWTAGVLTLSLNAGAYVAEIVRGGIQSVDPGQLEASRSLGLGYGKSMQKVVVPQAFKMMTPSLINQLIISLKDSSLLLAIGFAELLYQGQQIYAANFRVTETLLIVGVIYFIAIMALTKLANYADRRFNK
- a CDS encoding S9 family peptidase, which translates into the protein MTDPSLTANPPQAAQRPTTRSFHGDDFIDNYEWLREKSSREVLEHLKAENEYTDAVTAGQQPLRDDLFNEIKARTVETDLSVPVRRRGWWYFTRSAEGKPYTVQCRVKATDSPDQVADWTPPVIDPEHSLPAEEVLLDGNALAEGKPFFSLGGMALNEEGNLLAYCVDNAGDERFTLYIKDLSTGQLLPDVIEGIFYGLAFSPDSSTVFYTVVDETWRPNQVRAHRLGTDAAQDQLVFEENDPGMWLGFDLSPDRKTLMISSGNSEYSETSMLDLATDQAEVTLLVPRELRLLHGIDLMPGTGQALITHDFQAPNNMVSLADVEQLGQGTKPEQWQTVVAHEDTVKVEGTALTGSHVILSVRRDTCERVQLLPLQGLGTAAQGPAIEPGFEDELFTASLAYAELDAPLIRISYTADFTPARVYDLWLDGQTLDLRKQTPVNNYDASKYLSTRDWATAADGTRIPLTIMRRADLDVSVPQPVLVYGYGSYEASMDPGFGIPRLSVLDRGVIFVIAHVRGGGELGRDWYLNGKKLHKKNTFTDFIDSTRHLIEAGIADPQRIVALGGSAGGLLMGAIANMAPQLYTAIIAQVPFVDALTSILDPDLPLSALEWEEWGNPIESKEVYDYMKSYSPYENVTAQAYPKIAAVTSLNDTRVLYVEPAKWVAKLREVGTGEEPIVLKTEMDGGHGGASGRYESWKSRAWDYAFALDALGCIKLI
- a CDS encoding GNAT family N-acetyltransferase, with the translated sequence MRHIKIKNHRDDSSVRRLLVLAADPAGEQGLEDLLDECQELKVLAHSAEDGTIDALAAYRHSDQYSLCLEYLAVLPEFQQRGLGRALIEELRLIHRKNVWATTHDDAVDFYRAMGCVISNSAEDPRWPGVARYLCTAPYLPLLHSQPAEDPEYEAVNGQLTRGNIRIDEPSPSWPRDFEELAQRIAGALGPQALAIEHTGSTSVPGLPAKPIIDICLLVPDANDEPSYAPVLEGIGLVFWHREPGWYAHRMFKPAADSSRVDANVHVFSAGSPEYVRMVLFREHLKGNAADRQAYARVKRKAAAQLLAEQGENGLVMDYNRIKEPFIVALHHKLFAS